One Babesia bovis T2Bo chromosome 4 map unlocalized Chr4_1, whole genome shotgun sequence genomic window carries:
- a CDS encoding DNA polymerase A family protein, whose product MVNARVIRRHEVTRFLSMSCITRQLLALLWNLVSILCTAYMVHGATYGTSLSPGHVAMHRFGVNRMRSAMAPPYGTLSHDGATQTLDIAMPSIFSRWGRNRGPFIRGSLPNHVSNVSPIRRLDNPLCFIGTNKPLRSVQSREYINHDVFLDTNHKVTVSHTYAYSEGYNGPHSYGHMDHGGTNATQTATYPGIGDYSTFVSHHYRIVTGDIIDYLRRKRIEYVETPIKLTLKFCPFCPPHKYKSDNLYKHEIFKNSGNSYCHRCGYKGSLYDFKAAMGDLPGGMIEEAMNPSFNANPFGPVLKPEPPLTITDIAQYEANLFLPKYKPVLDYLTDTRGITIETIKRYRVGAGEFSFNYGVGKGDSELCVVFPWLMAKSGDRGSQLCVNRIKIRSIQDKSRMRLIPRGSSWGMFGEHLLRCEESENASGPKSIVITEGEFDAMIVNQVTGRVAVSLPNGSNSLPVALLPRLEHLEHIYLWMDFDSAGQGGVEHFANKLGIQRTRVVRDIHERPKGSDSRGIPKDANDVYLRGLDISAYIDSATPMSHSQILNFNDIRQNVFEELSNPGATSGIASITMPGLSQLLKGHRRGELSVWTGATGSGKTTILSQLSLDYCMQGVSTLWGSFEINNVRLAKTMLRQFSGRNLESSLEDFNYYADKFAELPLRFMKFHGSTSIDQVIDAMDYAVYVHDVRHIIIDNLQFMLSGQNTRAGEVWEIQNKAIEKFRRFATQKNVHVSLVVHPRKEADGTALGLSSVFGSVKSTQEADNVLILQSVLGENRSIDVRKNRFAGNLGRVTFRFDPVSLTAEELKVSEFVLQSNATNDTEVETVKAFDKIRPPAPRRSAITKRSVDLPEKTVVFAHGTGSFLKEPAITATVAQSVRPMSTYRLNSVMDEDRNQSGFVHDSDLEETKEGFALSGDYVAPSAPDNTDPNLERITMRGVTVTRQSSIKEYREFIKVNGLSDMIKTAGKGIVKCDIYDKIKLHVPPSSVVSAESSATETTNKSNHAFAVSTVAPLLCLKDTEVQIYDNLGEYRQRVLRRTGQKALMNVTGSLPLGTITLPVYNLEGGPDELLSRGLIFVNNPESLESLAPLFEHTKLCTLDIETTGLNHREDRIRLLQISTPDQPSVVIDVFKVPVPTLKECTWLVKLLGSQAVKVLHNGKFDINFLSHNGFNVKGPIFDTMIAAKLLSATRFNWSCKLGHVAERYLNIVLDKSQQFSDWTLDPLFEEQVIYASRDTAVLLPLYFILQEKLKAERLDMIADIENKCVLAVCQMEQNGIKVDLDKLKSLQAALDKENETAMKHLGDTLGVSSNPNFNYNSQRQILQALQQQKVMDKTRRGLIQDTSERTLSRNTYHPAIQALREYRKTNKAVTAFTEKIPNHIDSATGRIYPNINQIGAESGRFSCDNPNLQQIPRDSRFRECFIADKGNKLVIADFSQIELRIAADIAEDRRMIEAYNSGEDLHSLTASLVKNKPISEVTKEERQLAKAVNFGLIFGMSLAGFRNYAESCYGVVLSVPAAREIYDSFFKSYSGITAWHERMKAAKPISVRTLSNRLSVFDQFSFTRSLNYPVQGTSADITKEAMALLVDRVADISGKMILCIHDEIILEVPESNANKALEVLIETMETAGNKFLRYVPCKAMGSIGDSWAEK is encoded by the exons ATGGTTAACGCTCGTGTTATTCGGCGACATGAAGTAACAAGATTCCTTAGCATGTCGTGTATCACACGGCAGCTATTGGCGTTATTATGGAACCTCGTGTCTATCTTATGCACGGCGTATATGGTTCACGGGGCTACATATGGCACTTCATTATCCCCTGGTCACGTAGCCATGCATCGTTTTGGCGTCAACCGTATGCGTAGTGCTATGGCACCACCTTACGGGACATTGAGCCACGATGGAGCTACACAGACCTTGGATATAGCGATGCCAAGTATATTTAGCCGTTGGGGACGAAACCGCGGGCCATTCATTCGTGGATCTTTACCTAATCACGTCTCGAATGTATCACCCATAAGGAGACTTGATAATCCTTTGTGTTTCATCGGGACAAACAAGCCACTTAGATCTGTTCAATCCCGGGAGTACATTAACCACGATGTGTTCCTGGATACGAATCATAAAGTTACCGTCAGCCATACATATGCCTACAGTGAGGGATACAATGGGCCTCATTCGTATGGTCACATGGATCATGGTGGTACCAACGCCACGCAGACTGCAACCTATCCCGGTATAGGCGACTATTCCACGTTCGTATCGCATCACTATCGTATTGTAACCGGCGATATTATAGACTACCTACGACGTAAGCGTATAGAGTATGTGGAAACTCCCATAAAGTTAACCCTCAAATTCTGCCCTTTCTGCCCTCCGCACAAGTACAAGAGCGATAATTTGTACAAGCATGAGATATTCAAGAACTCAGGCAATTCTTACTGCCATCGCTGTGGCTACAAGGGCAGCCTATACGACTTCAAGGCGGCCATGGGTGACCTTCCTGGCGGTATGATAGAAGAAGCGATGAATCCGTCGTTCAATGCTAATCCATTCGGTCCAGTATTGAAACCAGAACCGCCACTAACGATAACTGATATAGCACAATACGAAGCTAACTTATTCTTGCCCAAGTATAAGCCGGTATTGGATTACCTAACTGACACTCGTGGAATAACAATAGAAACCATAAAACGATACCGTGTGGGAGCAGGTGAATTTAGCTTCAATTACGGTGTTGGAAAAGGTGACTCCGAATTATGTGTCGTGTTTCCATGGTTAATGGCTAAATCAGGTGATCGAGGCAGTCAGCTATGTGTTAACCGTATTAAAATAAGGTCTATCCAGGACAAGTCACGTATGCGACTAATACCACGAGGAAGTTCTTGGGGCATGTTCGGTGAGCATTTGCTACGTTGCGAGGAATCGGAGAATGCATCGGGTCCGAAATCCATTGTAATCACGGAGGGTGAGTTTGACGCAATGATAGTAAACCAAGTTACCGGTCGTGTCGCAGTGTCGTTGCCTAACGGTTCCAACTCATTGCCAGTGGCGCTACTACCCCGTTTAGAGCATCTGGAGCATATATACCTATGGATGGATTTTGATTCAGCAGGCCAAGGTGGTGTGGAACACTTCGCGAATAAATTGGGGATACAGCGTACGCGTGTTGTACGCGATATACACGAACGTCCCAAAGGATCGGATTCCAGGGGGATACCCAAAGATGCCAATGATGTATATCTACGCGGACTGGATATTAGTGCATACATTGACTCGGCCACGCCAATGTCGCACTCACAGATACTCAACTTTAACGACATTAGGCAAAACGTTTTTGAGGAGTTGTCTAACCCCGGAGCTACGTCGGGCATAGCCTCTATAACGATGCCGGGATTGTCACAGCTGCTTAAAGGTCACCGACGAGGCGAGTTGAGTGTATGGACGGGAGCCACGGGTTCCGGCAAGACAACCATCTTGTCCCAGCTCTCGCTTGACTACTGTATGCAAGGCGTAAGTACACTTTGGGGGTCCTTCGAAATAAACAACGTACGATTGGCGAAGACCATGTTAAGGCAATTCAGTGGGCGTAACTTGGAGTCGTCCTTAGAGGACTTTAATTACTACGCCGACAAGTTTGCAGAACTGCCGCTGAGATTCATGAAGTTTCACGGGTCAACTTCTATAGACCAAGTTATCGACGCAATGGACTATGCAGTCTATGTACACGACGTAAGGCATATCATAATTGACAATTTACAATTCATGTTAAGTGGTCAAAATACCCGTGCTGGTGAAGTATGggaaatacaaaataaagCCATTGAAAAGTTCCGTAGATTCGCTACACAAAAAAACGTTCACGTATCTTTGGTAGTACATCCACGTAAGGAAGCTGATGGAACTGCACTTGGTCTATCCAGTGTCTTCGGATCCGTAAAGTCAACCCAAGAAGCTGATAATGTACTTATACTCCAGAGTGTCTTGGGAGAAAATCGTAGCATAGACGTCAGGAAAAACCGATTTGCCGGTAACCTGGGACGTGTTACATTCAGATTCGACCCAGTAAGCTTAACCGCTGAGGAACTGAAGGTGTCTGAATTCGTATTACAATCAAATGCAACCAACGATACAGAAGTTGAAACTGTTAAAGCATTTGATAAAATACGGCCACCCGCACCGCGTCGTAGTGCTATAACGAAACGGAGTGTTGATCTACCCGAAAAGACTGTAGTATTCGCCCATGGAACGGGTTCATTCCTTAAAGAACCTGCAATTACAGCGACTGTAGCGCAGTCAGTACGGCCCATGTCGACGTATCGCCTAAATAGCGTCATGGATGAAGATCGGAACCAATCAGGATTCGTCCACGATTCTGACTTGGAAGAAACTAAGGAAGGTTTTGCATTAAGTGGAGACTATGTGGCGCCATCAGCCCCGGATAATACAGACCCCAACCTAGAAAGAATAACCATGCGAGGAGTAACTGTAACGCGGCAATCGTCAATCAAGGAGTATCGTGAGTTCATTAAAGTGAATGGCCTAAGTGATATGATAAAAACGGCGGGTAAAGGTATAGttaaatgtgatatatacgACAAAATAAAGCTACACGTACCCCCGTCGAGTGTAGTGTCCGCGGAATCAAGTGCCACGGAAACTACAAACAAGAGCAATCACGCATTCGCAGTATCGACTGTGGCACCATTGTTGTGTCTCAAGGATACCGAGGTTCAGATATACGATAACTTGGGTGAATACCGCCAAAGAGTATTGCGTCGCACAGGCCAAAAGGCACTTATGAACGTTACAGGATCTTTACCCCTAGGCACCATTACGTTGCCTGTATATAATCTGGAAGGTGGACCTGATGAGTTATTGTCCAGGGGGCTTATATTCGTTAATAATCCTGAATCGCTCGAGTCCCTGGCGCCACTGTTCGAGCATACCAAGTTGTGTACACTGGATATAGAGACTACTGGGCTCAACCACCGAGAGGATCGTATACGGCTCTTGCAAATATCAACTCCAGACCAGCCGTCAGTTGTTATAGATGTGTTCAAAGTACCAGTGCCAACGTTAAAAGAATGTACTTGGCTTGTTAAGCTACTGGGTTCCCAAGCAGTTAAAGTACTTCACAACGGCAAGTTTGATATTAACTTCCTATCGCACAACGGTTTTAATGTAAAGGGGCCGATTTTCGATACAATGATTGCAGCTAAATTGTTAAGTGCAACTCGTTTTAACTGGAGTTGCAAGCTAGGACACGTGGCGGAACGCTACCTTAATATAGTACTGGACAAGTCACAGCAATTCTCAGATTGGACCCTGGATCCATTGTTTGAAGAACAAGTGATATATGCCTCAAGAGATACCGCAGTATTGCTCCCGCTGTACTTCATACTCCAGGAAAAATTAAAAGCAGAGCGTCTGGACATGATAGCTGATATCGAAAACAAATGTGTCTTGGCCGTATGCCAAATGGAACAAAATGGAATAAAGGTTGACCTGGATAAACTCAAGTCGTTGCAAGCAGCTCTGGATAAGGAAAATGAAACGGCAATGAAGCATCTTGGCGATACCTTGGGAGTATCGAGTAACCCCAATTTCAACTACAACTCCCAGAGGCAGATCTTACAGGCATTGCAGCAACAGAAGGTCATGGATAAAACCAGGCGTGGGCTTATACAGGACACTTCTGAACGCACTTTATCCCGTAATACATACCATCCAGCTATCCAGGCGCTACGTGAATATCGCAAGACTAATAAGGCAGTGACAGCGTTTACAGAAAAGATACCTAACCATATAGACTCTGCTACAGGCCGCATATACCCTAACATCAACCAAATAGGTGCGGAAAGTGGGCGCTTCAGTTGTGATAATCCAAATTTACAGCAGATTCCACGTGATAGTAGATTCAGAGAATGCTTCATTGCTGACAAGGGAAACAAGCTAGTAATTGCCGATTTCTCCCAGATAGAGCTGAGAATTGCAGCTGATATAGCTGAAGATCGTCGTATGATAGAAGCATATAATAGCGGTGAAGATTTACATTCACTAACAGCCAGCTTAGTCAAGAACAAACCAATATCAGAAGTGACTAAAGAAGAACGTCAATTAGCCAAAGCCGTCAATTTTGGCCTTATTTTCGGAATGTCATTAGCAGGATTCCGTAACTATGCCGAAAGCTGCTATGGTGTAGTACTGAGCGTACCTGCTGCTCGTGAAATTTACGACTCGTTTTTCAAGAGTTATAGCGGTATTACAGCATGGCACGAACGCATGAAAGCTGCGAAACCAATATCTGTACGTACGCTAAGTAACAGGTTATCCGTTTTCGACCAGTTTTCATTTACCAGGTCGCTTAATTACCCCGTTCAG GGAACCTCGGCAGATATTACCAAAGAGGCAATGGCGCTATTAGTCGACCGCGTTGCTGATATATCTGGTAAAATGATACTGTGTATTCACGATGAAATAATACTTGAGGTACCAGAATCGAACGCTAATAAG GCACTGGAAGTACTAATCGAGACCATGGAAACAGCTGGAAATAAGTTCCTTCGATATGTACCGTGCAAGGCAATGGGTTCTATAGGCGACAGCTGGGCAGAGAAGTAA